Proteins encoded within one genomic window of Bos indicus x Bos taurus breed Angus x Brahman F1 hybrid chromosome 18, Bos_hybrid_MaternalHap_v2.0, whole genome shotgun sequence:
- the DACT3 gene encoding dapper homolog 3, which produces MIRAFSFPVSPERGRLRGWLEGSLAGLCELHWLRERQEYRVQQALRLAQPGMGGAEAEDEEDADEDEDAAAARRAAAALEEQLEALPGLIWDLGQQLGDLSLESGGLEQESGRSSGFYEDPSSTGGPDSPPSTFCGDSGFSGSGSYGRLGPSEPRGIYASERPKSLGDASPSVPETVGARAAVPRSFSAPYPTAAGSAGPEACSSAERRARAGPFLTPSPLHAVALRSPRPCCRPPQDSPDASGAGRPLDGYISALLRRRRRRGAGQPRTSPGGADGGPRRQNSVRQRPPDASPPPGGARSAPEPPVERAGVRPASPAPLGRAWASPWEAEATPEPVAPPAVPSPPDSPAEGRLVKAQYIPGAQAATRGLPGRAARRKAPPLTRGRSVEQSPPRERPRAAGRRGRMAEASGRRGSPRARKAARSQSETSLLGRAAAVPPGPPKYPTAEREEPRPPRPRRGPAPTLAAQAAGSCRRWRSTAEIDAADGRRGRPRGPAARGPGPGPSPSAPQRRLLYGCAGSDSECSAGRLGPLGRRGPASGVGGGGYGESESSASEGESPAFSSASSDSDGSGGLVWPQQLVAATAASGPGAGAGGGAPAGPAKVFVKIKASHALKKKILRFRSGSLKVMTTV; this is translated from the exons ATGATCCGGGCCTTCTCGTTCCCGGTGAGCCCCGAGCGGGGTCGGCTGCGGGGCTGGCTAGAGGGCAGCCTGGCCGGGCTCTGCGAGTTGCACTGGCTCCGGGAGAGGCAGGAGTACCGCGTGCAGCAGGCGCTGCGGCTGGCCCAGCCCGGAATGGGGGGCGCCGAGGCCGAGGACGAGGAGGACGCCGACGAGGACGAAGATGCGGCGGCGGCGCGCCGGGCCGCAGCGGCCCTGGAAGAGCAGCTG GAGGCCTTGCCTGGGCTCATCTGGGACCTGGGCCAGCAGCTGGGAGACCTGAGCCTGGAGTCTGGGGGCTTGGAACAGGAGAGTGGGCGCAGCTCGG GCTTCTATGAAGACCCCAGCTCCACGGGAGGCCCAGACTCACCACCCTCGACTTTCTGTGGGGACAGTGGCTTCTCTGGCTCTGGCTCCTATGGACGCCTGGGTCCCTCTGAACCCCGGGGCATCTATGCCAGCGAGAGGCCCAAGTCCCTAG GAGACGCCAGTCCCAGCGTACCCGAGACAGTGGGCGCTAGGGCAGCCGTGCCGCGGTCCTTCTCGGCGCCCTACCCGACGGCTGCGGGGTCTGCGGGCCCAGAGGCCTGCTCCTCCGCGGAGCGACGAGCCCGCGCGGGGCCCTTCCTGACGCCCAGCCCCCTGCACGCCGTGGCGCTGCGCAGCCCGCGACCATGCTGCCGCCCTCCCCAGGACTCGCCCGACGCCTCGGGCGCGGGGCGGCCCCTGGACGGCTACATCTCGGCGCTCTTGCGCAGGCGCCGCCGCCGGGGGGCGGGCCAGCCCCGGACCAGTCCCGGGGGCGCGGACGGGGGCCCGCGGCGCCAGAACAGCGTGCGCCAGCGGCCGCCCGACGCGTCCCCGCCCCCCGGAGGCGCGCGATCCGCGCCCGAGCCCCCGGTGGAGCGCGCGGGGGTCCGTCCCGCCAGCCCGGCCCCGTTGGGCCGCGCCTGGGCCTCGCCGTGGGAAGCGGAGGCGACCCCCGAGCCCGTGGCGCCGCCCGCTGTCCCCTCGCCCCCCGACAGCCCGGCGGAGGGCCGCCTGGTGAAGGCACAGTACATCCCGGGCGCGCAGGCCGCCACTCGCGGCCTCCCTGGCCGCGCGGCGCGCCGCAAAGCGCCCCCTCTGACGCGGGGCCGCAGCGTGGAGCAGTCCCCACCTCGGGAGCGTCCCCGGGCCGCGGGCCGCCGCGGACGCATGGCCGAGGCCTCAGGCCGCAGGGGCTCGCCCAGGGCTCGCAAGGCTGCGCGCTCCCAGTCCGAGACCAGCCTTTTGGGCCGCGCCGCCGCAGTTCCGCCAGGTCCCCCCAAGTACCCCACAGCCGAAAGGGAAGAGCCCCGGCCGCCGCGGCCTCGCCGTGGTCCGGCGCCCACTCTCGCGGCTCAGGCAGCGGGGTCCTGCCGCCGCTGGCGCTCCACGGCCGAGATCGACGCTGCCGATGGGCGCCGGGGCAGGCCCCGCGGCCCCGCCGCCCGAGGCCCGGGTCCTGGCCCATCCCCTTCAGCTCCTCAGCGCCGTCTGCTCTACGGCTGCGCGGGCAGCGACTCGGAGTGCTCGGCCGGGCGCCTGGGGCCCCTGGGGCGCCGGGGCCCGGCAAGCGGCGTCGGCGGAGGCGGCTATGGGGAGAGTGAATCGAGCGCCAGCGAAGGCGAGTCGCCTGCCTTCAGCTCCGCATCCAGCGACTCCGATGGCAGCGGTGGCCTCGTGTGGCCTCAGCAGCTGGTGGCAGCCACCGCGGCCTCCGGGCCAGGGGCTGGTGCGGGTGGAGGGGCGCCTGCGGGCCCCGCCAAAGTCTTTGTGAAGATCAAGGCCTCCCACGCGCTCAAAAAGAAGATACTGCGTTTCCGTTCGGGTTCTCTCAAGGTCATGACTACAGTGTGA